The Salvelinus alpinus chromosome 30, SLU_Salpinus.1, whole genome shotgun sequence genomic interval ttctgacggagttagaaacggagcatggtgatttgccttatcacacagaggtgcgatggctaagccagggaaaggtgccttgaataccggtttctttcatttaatgttcatgttatggggatttttatataaaggaaatttgtcttttgtgtctgttgaaaattaaagattactgacagagccataagaaaataatgctttatttatctgatcatattggaatatatttgttaggttttcagtaggttcaattaggttcactagactatatgcgtcatttaaaaatttttcaatgaacattcgaacagtccggccctcggcttgtagctaaattttttatttggccctccgtccatttgactttgacacccctgccctagacccactccaatttgcatactgcccctaGAGATCCATGCAAGTATAGGCTAATATTAATAATGTAATGAGTAGCTTGCATAAAGCCCCTTTCACACGGTACTAGTATTACTAGAGAACTttggttatgtaattattacGCCAGAATGTCAGTTATTGCAGAGGATGATTCGGACAGTCTTTGGTAAAAACTAACTGCCCCGTTATTCCAGGCGAAGTCCAAGCGACAAGAGTCTACACTGACAACTCTAGCTAGTTTCCCAAGTTTCTAAACAATACCAAACCATATATGGTATAGTATCGCCATTATATTTGAATTGAGGAAGTGTGTTCATAATCATTATGATATTTTAGCAATCCGCAGTAGAAGACGTTCTAAATGCCCCCCCCGCCTTCAGATGTGACCCAAACAGCGCACTTACACTTGATATGACCTTTTAAGGCTATGGATGAGAAAGTAGACTAGTCATTTCCAAGCGTTGAGCTCAATTGTATGCTGCTTTGCAATCTATTAACAACAAGGGTTGCATTAAATAGCTAAATAAATCATACAACAATATTGCGCCTATGTTCAATTCATTCTCACAAAACGTATTAAGCATTCACTGTGAAAGTAGGCCCTTCATATAACGTTATAGGCACTTCGTTAAATTGATCGAAACAGTTATTTTCTTACGCAAACCGCGAGTAACACCTGTTAAACTTTGATATTTCTCTCAAAACACAGGAATATCGATTCGCACGGGACTAGTCGGCTATTATCAGAGGACttgagtgtttaaaaaaaaaaacagtaggTTATTCTGTCTGTAATTGTTACTCTTCTGCCGTGTACAAATTACTGGCATGGCAGATCCGAACGTGACTAACATTACAGATGTGGTGTTTTGTGCTCGTGCACATAATTTCATTATCCGATCTCCCCTAGTAAAACTAATCCCGTTCATCTAAAGGTGACATTTTATGATGAAAAATGACTTCTTCATACTCACGTGCCGCCTATGTATGTCGGCATTTGAAGCCAGCCTTCTTGTTACTTGATTGCGTGTGTTATTTCATGATGCGCTGTATGAGCTTTCCCGGTTTCCTTAACTGTCCTCGCAGGTTGAAGATTACGATGTCTCGGCAAACATAGAATATAGTGAAGTGTAATTTTCGTCCTAAAATTTAAATTGTGTATCTTAATTTATTTCCTAAATCCTGTGAGTTTGTCAGTTAGGTCTCTAGTGCGTTGATACCCGTAACAACTGTCAACTCATCCAACAGCTCTTGCATTTAGCTGCACCAGCTTCTGCTTTTAATAGTGGAGACTGGCAGGGGCATAAACTAGGAGGAGCAGGCGCATAAACTAGGAGGAGCAGGGGTGTGATTATATGTGTGacgcagtggaggctgctgaggggagaacagctaataataataatgtgcggaacggagcagatggaatggcattaaacacctggaaaccatgtgtttgataccattcccctGAACCTGCTCCAGTCATTATCACGACCCCTTTCTCCCCGATTCAGGTGCCACCACCTCCTGTGGTGTGATGGGTGTGTGGTGTTGTCTTGCTGGTTCTCGGGCTTGAATTCCTTCAGCAACAATTTCTTCAGAAATCCACAAGATAATAGAAACTCAATGTATCTTATATGGTCAAGACAGACTCCACTAAAGACAGGATGTGTTACCAGTTTCCAGACTCCCCCGCATCCCTCTGACCGCAGTCCAACTATTCCTTTTCATTTTTGCACTAAAAAGCTAGACTCAACTCAAATCAGCACGTGGACCAGCCCAATTGAATTGCATAATTTGCGTGAGAAGGATTGACGCTTTAACACCATGACGTTCTCGAAGTTGCAGGACTAAGttattataataaaataaaagCGGTAATTTGATACGATCCCGTTATATGATTCAACAAACACATTCATATGACAATTATATGGCCTATACTttcctttaaaggggcaatcagcggTTAATACATCCATTTTTAAACGTATGAATGATTGTTAGGTTCTTGAACAATATAAAGACAGGGCTGCGATAACGTTTGGATATTGTTTCTACTGCCGACTGCAGCTTTAACCTCACCGGAGTTGCTTGGAATGATTCCTCCGGTGTCCCTCTGTCCTCGCCGGTTGAAGATTATACTTTCTGCGCGCCAGGGAACTCTGTGGCAGTCCTCGGATGTCCCGGGGAAAACACAAAAGAATGTTAGGTTACTTTCCTAAAATGAAAATGTCTGTCATTCCTAAATCCCGTGAGTCTGTCAGCTAGGTTTCTAGTACGTTCCTCCGCGTAAAACCTGTCTGTGTGGGAGCTGCTCTCATCCGACAGATTTTATAGGATGGTAAGAACGTGACAACACCAGCCCACATTTCAATGAGGACTCCGTAAACCACGCCTTTTACGTAGCTGAGAGACAGGTTTGGCGCaccaaaatacacattttacaatGTGTCCGCCGTGATTCTGTGTAGCCTAGTTATTCCAATATATTCGAGACCAGTGTATTGCAGTTCACTTTGTCTTTGATTTAAAATATGAGTAGTAAACAGAGAAACAATGACTCCCAGATAGGTATGTTCTATTGCAAACTGAGGGGGCATAGTTTACAGGGGTCTAAATTCCAGCTAAAAAATGCGGGCTTCTGATGAGCTACAAAAGTAGCataagtaaaaatatatatatatatatatatatatatatatggtgatTAGACTGAAAAGATCGTGATTTCGTCAAAACATGCGACGCCCTCCATGCTCATTCAACATATCCGCTTTTACTTCACTCAATTTATTTTCAAGATCTCCCTGGTTTACATTCCTTGAGACCAACCAGAAATGTATACTAGGCCAAATATTCCAAGATTTGCGGTAGCCCTCCATaattctaaatcaatagttgtttagtaatCCGAACTTGCTTGAACATGCTGTAGGTCATATAGCCTAACTGTTACATGCAATGTTTTGTAGACTTcaccggttttgtgatgaaacaaagttgttgaatttattctgccactgggtCTCATTGTCTTAGGCCtatacagtacatttggaaagtattcttaccccttcacttttttccacattatgttgcaGCCATATCCTAGAATAGATTAAATCATCCCCCCCCCCTCAtttacacgcaataccccataatgacaaagcaaaaacagagttttagatgtgtgcaacaaaaaataaatttaacattttgttgaagcccctttggcagcaacactacaagcttggcacacctgtatttggggagtttctccattcttctctgcagatcctcaagctctgtcaggttggatggggagcgttactgcacagctattttccggtctctccagagatcgggTTCAaggccgggccactcaaggacattgagacttgtcccgaagccactcctgtgttgtcttggctgtgtgcttagggtcgttgtgctgttggaaggtgaaccttcgccccagtctgaggtcctgagcgctctgaagcaggttttcatcaaggatcgctgtactttgttccgttcatctttctctcgatcctgactagtctcccagtccctgaaaaacatccccacagtatggtgctgccaccaccatgcttcaccgtagggatggttttggccaggtgatgagcggtgcttggtttcctccagacgtgacacatggcattcaggccaaagagttcaatcttggtttcatcagactagagaatcttgtttctaaactccaaacgggctgtcatgtttttcctgaggagttgcttccgtctggccactcaacaATAAAggctaattggtggagtgctgcagagatggttgtccttagaAAGGTCActaatctccacagaggaactctggagttctgtcagagtgaccatcaggctcttggtcacctccctgaccaaggcctttctcccccaattgctcagtttggccagctctaggaagtcttggtcattccaaacttcttctatttaagaatgatggtggccactgtgttcttggggaccttgaatgttgcagacatttttgggtactattccccagatctgtgcctcgacacaatcctgtctcagtgcAGGATTGTGGAAAATTATGGAAAATTCCTTAGACCtaacggcttggtttttgctctgacatgcactgtcaactgtgggaccttatatatagacaggtgtgtgcctttccaaatcatgtcctgtcaattgtatttaccacaagtggactccaatcaagttgtagaaacatctcaaagatcatcaatggaaacaggatgcacctgagctcaatttctactctcataggaaagggtctgaatgcttatgtaaataaggtatttcaattaaaaaaaatagttttagctttgtcaatatggggtattgtgttgatagatgaggaacatttttaaaatccattttagaataagaccgtaatgtaacaatgtggaaaaagtgaaggggtctgaatactctgtATATCActgtgtcaaggcatatgaagtAACAGGAtgtatagagcaaacaacgcaattatcacaacacacagGTTGTATTATGGCTTTTttttctggcttggcttccccagtgattttacccatgcacTGCTACTGGCACTTTTTATACCTACATGACCTGACAATAAGAATAGTTATATCCTCCTCAATGTTGTCAAGTGAGAGATTGGCATTTGTGAAGATTCCTTTGAATCCTCCACCTGGAACTTGAGACAATACTTTACAAATATGTAAAATCTTAATATTACTTTTACTTACATATGCATGGCAAAGAAATTCTGATTATGACTTTTCCACtcactgatatactgtatcattCTCTACACAACATGTTTTACAGTAAAGTGAAGACCACACCAAAGACGTCCCCAACACTTTGAAATTCTTAAGAATATCAACACTAAGAGCAGAGATATACAACCTCTAAAAGCCAGTTTACATGAAATGTGCAAATGTATATTTCATAGCATCGATGACAAAATACACATAGCTGTGTCTTACTGGATATCAACTTCCAAATTGAAAAATGaaccaaacaaaaaaacaatgtaTATGATCTTGCTACTTATTTAGAAGGCACATGGTGTGCATTGCCACTTAAAATGGCCACATCTTAAAGGTAGTAAGCAAGTACCTGCTTGGAACTGCATTCCAATGCAATAACAAAAAGGACATGATGTCATGAGGGTGTTCTTCTGTGCCTAAAATGTCAATTTCAGGCTACCTACAAAATTCCATTCACACCAAAATATCAGTCGCGTTGTTTCTTCAACACTGTTAGACAGTTGGACTGGATCTCAGTACGGCATCATCTCGTTCCAGTAGTTCTTGTTAGGAAGATCAGCAAAAGGGTTACACGAGGGAAATATGTAGGGTGTGTGGATGGTCAGGTAAAAAAGTATTGAATCCTTGACTATATTAAAGTTTTTTCTGGTCCAGTAACTTTGGTGATTCTGAGTTTGAATCATAATGACAATGAACAAACAGAGTAACCTTTCTTCTGGAGGGGAAAAACAAATGTACATATAAAATATGTCCCAAAGCAACTTCCATCCAGAGTGTGTAAATTATTCTAACCGTAGCCCCATAATTGTCTGTATGTAGAATGACATACatacagatgcaggatcttaatttgaccagttcttcagagcaggaaaataatcctgcagcaacaggtgttgatacatttttcctTAGGGCAAATCCAGTCtgtcattttaaagtggaaattacaaacttgagaagcatttttaaaccttgaatacaccagaagtttgcatttcctacaacagagtgatcaaattaagatcctacacctgtacatTTGCTGTGCTTCAATTTTCCAAACCCATGTAATTCTCATCACCTTGAGACTACGTCATAAATTCCACCAATAATATTTGAAAAATATCCTGTGCAAGCACAACGGCATGCATTGTTAGTTTTATTCTCTTCAGACCAAAGAGCTATATATCTCCATAAACTATCTACTATAAAAGGATTCTCATATCTTATTTGTACAAAAAGAAGTGGAATATATGGGTACACTGAAAAGTGAGGTGCAATTTGATTGAAGGAAAGTGGATGGGTACTTGGAAAATTAGCTCAGATATTTATTGGGCAAGTTAAATAAGCACTCTACACAAAGAGAAGCATTCTAATTTTGTTAACATGCTTGTATCGGCAACTTCCAGATCAAACTCCTATTGACTTCAAAGCATGATGTATGCAAATGCTCGAGTTGAGCATTGTTTACATATTAGGATTCAGCCCAAGGTGCTGCACCAATGTTCCTAATTGCCATGTAGCTTTCCATTTACCAATCAAATCTACCTCAGACATAAAAGAAATCCATAATCCTTTAGACATGGGGAGCATCTAAGAAAATACCAGTCTTTGTTTAACCCCTTGTGGCCAATGGACAAGCTCAGTCGAGCCAAAGAAATACATTACTTAAATGGAGAGGTccattctagtaattatatttctattagTAGAGCAGTCATGTGATAAGCCAACAGAGCCTGAGGGGGAGAGTGGGAAAAAGACGGAGAGAAGGAACACTTGACAATCAATAATATTTGCTTTGGTTCGGCTCAAATGACCCAATTTAGCCCTCCTGTCCAAAGTCCTCTGTGAATTTTCTCAGTTTGTCCAAATCCTGATCGTTGACTGTTGGCTTTGTGCTGGCCAGGGACCTCAGCATATCAGACTGCAAAGAATAAAAAGAGAGACATGATCAAAAGGTTATTCAACAGTCTTGTTTTCCCAGAAACATTACCATTGAGGCGGGGAAACGGataactgaataatattaataaaGTATTATTAATAACTTAATTATTTTTACACACTCACCATACAAACAACTGGCTCACATAGCTTTTCCCCAGGGACTTCCATCCATGTCATCTCGATGCCATTCGGGTCTCCTGGGGAGCATGGGGTCAAAAGGTCATCTACCACGATGTTGGGGTTGTCTCTCGATGGCCCTGGTACcttcaataacaatgtaatctGCAGTGTTACAAATTCAActcaacagctgcaccattgagagcatcttgactggatgcgtcaccacttggtatggcaaatgcttgGCATGccactgcaaggcactacagagggtagtgcgtacagcactggggccgagctccctgccatccaggacctctataccaggcggtgtcagaggcccTAAAAAgcatcaaagactccagccacccaagtcatagactgttctctctgctacagcacggcaagcggtaccgatgcatcaagtctggaaccaacagtaccctgaacagcttctaaccccaggCCATAACACTGCttaatagttaaccaaatagctacccggactatctgcattaaccctcttttgactcatcacatatgctgctgctactgtttattatctatcctgttgcctagccaCTTTATCActatctatatgtacatatctacctcaattacctcgtacccctgcacatcgactcggtactggtaccccatgtatatagccatgttattgttactcattgtgtatttattccttgtgttatgatttttctattatttatattttttccctcactgtgttgttgggaagggcccgtaagtaagaatttccctgttagtctacaccggtTTGTTTacgaatgtgacaaataacatttgatataAAGATTATCACTGAAGAATAAATAGACAACGTTATTCAATGGTCGTCATTATGGAGACGTACCCGCTTGAAGTGAGTGGCTGATTGAACTTTTCTGACTGGTTGCATAAGCGCGTCTCTGACGATGACGCTGACGTCAGCCCCTGAGTACCCGTTGGTCTTCTTTCCCAGGGTGACAAAGTCAGAGTCGTTGAGGCTGGTGGGGGTGGCGCCCAGGTGGAGCTTGAACATGAAGGTGCGGGCGTGTTCCTCGGGCAGGGGGATGTAGATCCTCTTCTCAAACCTGAGATAATTAAGGATGAGTTGTACTGAATGTATCACACATACTCTACAGGAAGAAGAATACATCTCCATCCCCTACATCTACAGGGTAGGTCTGAGCAGCAACAAAAAGCTAAGAAGCAGTGCTGCTGAGTCACAGTTTCCTAACTTCAGTCCAGTGTGTTCACGGTATCCCCAATCACGTTCAAGCTGAGTGGTAAAAGTGATCATACATTTTTATGGCTATGGTGTCACAGTCAAGAATCATAAAGGACAAGCTATTGTGTACACTGTTGAGATGGTAGGCTAAGCCAGTGTAAGAATGTGACATTACCGTCTTCTGATAGCAGAGTCCAACGTCCAAGGGATGTTGGTGGCCCCTAGCACCAGTACACCATCGTTGTCATTCCCGACCCCTGTGGAAAAATTCTCATTAACAATTTACAACCATTTTCACTTAATATGAGCAAAACACCAATACAGTTCACTATAATATCCAGATACATATTGTTTTCTGGCTCTCTCACCCTGCATCTGAACCAGGAACTCTGTCTTGATGCGGCGAGCTGCCTCACTCTCATTCTCACTCCTGGAGCCGCACAGCGAGTCTATCTCATCTATGAAGATGATGGAGGGCTTGTGATCCCGTGCAAGGGTGAACAAGGTCTTCACCAACCTGGAGCGGAGAAAGAAGCATCAACATCAAGGTGAGCAGTATCCGGGACACAGATTAAACCTAATACTGGACTAAAATAATCTCTATTAAAttagctttttagtccaggactaggcttaatattAGGTCTAAATTACAGATTAAAACAGCAGCATTGGACTTTAAGTCTCGCCACAATTAATTCCCCATGTTTCCCTGGATTAAGAGTCAAATCTCACTTTTCACTCTCTCCCAGCCACTTGGATACCAGGTCAGATGAGGAGATGGAAAAGAAGGTGGAGTTGTTGGCCTCTGTGGCCACAGCTTTAGCCAGGTAGGACTTTCCTGTTCCAGGAGGACCGAAGAGTAGGATCCCCCTCCATGGCGTTCTTTTGCCTGACAGACAGAGGTTGTTGGGAGAGGTCGTGAATAACATTGGGGCAGAAATAGATTAAGCATTTCATTTACAAATAAATGAAGGGTATAACCAATTGACTGTATACTATGCAAGAATGGATGGATTCATTTATTTTCAGTATATTCCTAAGGCCGATCAAATGTTCCAACAGTGGAGGTTTCAGCATGTTTTTCATACATTCAAAATTGTTCTTTCATCATTAATTCTGTGGCGATCTGAGGCAGTAACACTACGTTACCTGTGAAAAGGTGTGGGAATTTGATTGGCAAAATAACAGCTTCTTTCAGGGCCTCTTTGGCTCCCTCTAATCCGGCAACATCATTCCACTTGATGTTTGGCTTTTCCATAACGATAGCCCCTGAAAAACACATCCAGTATGATGGGAACATACAAATAATTTTACAGTGAAGGAAAATGATCAGATACCTTCATGTGAAAATCTaatgatacagtgccttgcaaaagtattcaccccctttggcgtttttcctattttcgTTGCATTACAACATGTAATTTTAATAGATTTTTATGTGGATTTCatttaatggacatacacaaaatagtccaaattggtgaagtgaaatgaaaaaaaattacttgtttcaaaaaattaaaaaacagaaaagtggtgtgtgcatttgtatccaccccctttgctatgaagcccctaaataagatctggtgcaaccacttaccttcagaagtcacataattagttaaataaagtccacctgtgcgcaatctaagtgtcacatgatctgtcacatgatctcagtatatatacacctgttctgaaaggccccagagtctgcaacaccactaggTGGCACTATGAAGacgaaggagctctccaaacaggtcagggacaaagttgtggagaagtacagatcagggttgggttataaagcaatatctgaaactttgaatatcacacagagcaccattaaatatattataaagaaatggaaagaatatggctcATAACAAATCTgctaagagagggccgcccaccaaaactcacagaccaggcaaggagggcattaatcagagaggcaacaaagagaccaaagataaccctgaaggagttatccctcaaagcccagacctcaatccaattgagaatctgtggtaagacttaaagattgctgtacaccagcagaatccatccaacttgaaggagctggagcagttttgccttgaagaatgggcaaaaatcccagtggctagatgggccaagcttatagagacataccccaagagacgtggctctacaaagtattgactttggggggggtgaatagttatgcatgctcaagttctgtttttttgtcttatttcttgtttgtttcacaaaaaatatttagtatcttcaaagtggtaggcatgttgtgtaaatcaaatgatacaaaccccccaaaaatacattttaattccaggttgtaaggcgacaaaataggaaaaatgctaagggggtgaatactttcacaagccactgtaaatGAGTTAGACATCTCAACAGGATATGGTAAAACTGAAAGTAAAGTGGAAATGAGCCAAATAACCTTTGTCACAATTTTATAGTATGTCAGTGTTGTAATACATACTGTGGTAGTTTCACTTTGTAAGTGATACAACTAACCTGAAAGTTGGTTCTGAAACTTCTTTTTTTCTGGGTTGTCCCCTTCATCACTCTCATTCCTGCACAATAATAATCCACATAAGTTGACTCATCACATTCCAAATCACTCTGTATAACAGGCTAAACCCTACCCACACGTAGCAAAGCCTCATTCCACGAACAAAGCCTGCTCCTGCACACACCCTTTGTCATCAGCTTGGGACTCCTTCACAGGCTTGGCAGGTGGAgccttctctttcttcttcagGTATTCTTTGAGCTTCTCTGCTCTGTCCAGGTACTCAGCACACTTGCCCCTGATGCTCTGTTTGGCTTTGTCGCCCTGGGATTCATCTGGCAGGAGAGAAATGGACAAATTCTATTAAATACCATATGAAGAATCTGTTTTTATTTAGAAAATGTATGAATAAATCACAATGACAGTAATCTCCCCTATACTATATGACATTCTGTGAAATGGAAAAATAATGCATTCTGCTGATAAGTAGAagtagacactggacagagaacacaTTCATCTGATGGGTATCTGGGCAAAACAATTGGAACCTTTGACAGGTCACTACTGTAGTGAGATTCTAAAATGTCCCCATTAGCCTATATGAGACAGAGGTGGTGATATAAACAACTCCACACAAACCAATGGACTGAACAATCCTGAGACTATTACAACCCCAAAAGAGAAAAGAGCATTATGCAAATATCCCGTTGTCTTAAAGCATACATTTCACTATGTGTAGGAAGTACTGAACAGCTTGTTGGTATAAACGCAGGGCCTCGTCGTAATTCTGAGCTTTATCCTCCTGGGCCGCCTTGCTGGCCAGATCTATGGCTTTCTGAAAAACAGGGATGAGAACATTATGAAAAAACAAAGACAAAAGTAAAACAAATTGAAAGGATTCACTGTAGGATAAGTTTGATCTGGTCAATCAGAATTAAATAACTCTTTGATGCAATGGCATAACACAAGCACACAATTCTAATTACAGTAACTAGAAGCAAGTACAGTAACTGTTACTATATATCAAAAACATTGACCCCATATGCAAGGCTTTATGTAGAGCTACAGTTGTGTATGTGCATGTTCCATGAAGTGTTACAtgtcacatacacacaaaatGTGACCACCTGTAAGACAGAGTATGTTGCAATTTCACTTCCTACAAAAAGTTTGACTGACAGGGAAGACATGACTAAATCAAATAGGCTAATCCAATGAACTAGTTAATTAACATATTCAGACAGTAagcttagctaacgttaactatatCAACAATCAGCTCATGACACTAGCTTTGTGATTAGACAGATAGCTAATGGTAGTTAGTTAATAACATTATCATGGTACTTGGTTGCTATTCAAATTTCGGATAGTCTCGTCTTGGCCTTGTTGCGGAGGAGAACACATTTAGAACTAAAATTAACCGGTCAACTTTGCAAGCTGCTAGCTCCTAGGAAAGGTTGAAGCTATCAAAGCATGCTGATATTAGTTAGCTAACCATCTTCAATCAGGCTTAAAATAATTTGATAGTGACTACTGTCAACATTAACTGCTGTCCTTTCAAGTTGGCGAGCTCGAAGCAACAATTACGCTAGCTAGCGTCCG includes:
- the LOC139560651 gene encoding vacuolar protein sorting-associated protein 4B-like isoform X2, whose translation is MAANNNLQKAIDLASKAAQEDKAQNYDEALRLYQQAVQYFLHIVKYESQGDKAKQSIRGKCAEYLDRAEKLKEYLKKKEKAPPAKPVKESQADDKGNESDEGDNPEKKKFQNQLSGAIVMEKPNIKWNDVAGLEGAKEALKEAVILPIKFPHLFTGKRTPWRGILLFGPPGTGKSYLAKAVATEANNSTFFSISSSDLVSKWLGESEKLVKTLFTLARDHKPSIIFIDEIDSLCGSRSENESEAARRIKTEFLVQMQGVGNDNDGVLVLGATNIPWTLDSAIRRRFEKRIYIPLPEEHARTFMFKLHLGATPTSLNDSDFVTLGKKTNGYSGADVSVIVRDALMQPVRKVQSATHFKRVPGPSRDNPNIVVDDLLTPCSPGDPNGIEMTWMEVPGEKLCEPVVCMSDMLRSLASTKPTVNDQDLDKLRKFTEDFGQEG
- the LOC139560651 gene encoding vacuolar protein sorting-associated protein 4B-like isoform X1, whose amino-acid sequence is MEPTNLQKAIAVAQKASQEDQAGNYTEAIKSYQHAVKYFLHIVKREPQGKEGNQKIREKCKLYLDRVEELQEYIENKEKAIDLASKAAQEDKAQNYDEALRLYQQAVQYFLHIVKYESQGDKAKQSIRGKCAEYLDRAEKLKEYLKKKEKAPPAKPVKESQADDKGNESDEGDNPEKKKFQNQLSGAIVMEKPNIKWNDVAGLEGAKEALKEAVILPIKFPHLFTGKRTPWRGILLFGPPGTGKSYLAKAVATEANNSTFFSISSSDLVSKWLGESEKLVKTLFTLARDHKPSIIFIDEIDSLCGSRSENESEAARRIKTEFLVQMQGVGNDNDGVLVLGATNIPWTLDSAIRRRFEKRIYIPLPEEHARTFMFKLHLGATPTSLNDSDFVTLGKKTNGYSGADVSVIVRDALMQPVRKVQSATHFKRVPGPSRDNPNIVVDDLLTPCSPGDPNGIEMTWMEVPGEKLCEPVVCMSDMLRSLASTKPTVNDQDLDKLRKFTEDFGQEG